The stretch of DNA AGCCCTAGAGGACAGGCAAAAGTTTGGCTGAGGAAGAGCAGACTGGTGGTTGAAAGGTGGTAAAAAGTACGTGGGTTTCTTTTTAAAGGAGCTTTCTCCATTGAGCACCAGGTAGATTTGGGAAGACCAAAATGAGAAAATGGGGATCCCTGCAGGAAGAGTGGTATGAACACATCCATAATGCAGGCATAGCTCAGCTCTACTTGTGGGAAGGCAGGCAGCAAGGAGGCAAAGTATTCACCAACTTTTGAAGGACAGAGACTTTCCAGGAagccaggaggaggagggtcTCCTAGGTGGTGGAAACATCATCAAATGACTTGGCTCCTTCCTTTCAGGGACGTACTGTTTGGACAAGTTTAAGACAGGTCTATGATGCTCCCTCCCTGCCCTGTTCCTCCCTGAGCCCACCTACCTTTCTTTCTGCCATAGCATCTGCCTCTGAGCTTTTTCCATCTCCATTTTCTTCACCAATCCCTGCCTTTCTATAGGTGGGGTCAAAAGGAAAATGGATTGTATCCATACTTCTCCCTGAGAAGTATTTCCCAATCTCTGAGTTGAGGTGGGATAGGAGTTCCTAATGTCAGAAAAGAATATTAGAGGGAAATAGGATGGGATCTGGGGCCTCAAGGCAAGCTTGAAAAGCacataacactttttaaaatccaCAAGTGGGACTTTGGCAATACAAAAGTGAGCTTCCCTATAGAAGAGTTCTATCATTTACAGAAAGCCAGAGCAGAAGGTTGTCTCTTATCCCAGTCCTGGGACTCACAGGTCTACCCTCTGCTTTCTCCAAGAGGTTGAGTTGGATCAGCTTTTGGAATCTAGCTCacatccagagccacctggttaAGCAGCAGATGTCTTCTAGCAGTTCCCCAAAGCCCAGGACACCCAAGCTGGTATGGGCCCTTGGGATGTCCTCCTGCCTTATGCACTGTGGTCCCACTTACactggaaggaaggaggcagagggcACTCACGGCCACCACTGGAAGCTGTGAGCAGCATGGCCTCAGcatctccatctgtaaaatgggttctGGAGTAGAGGAGAGTTCTTGATATGACCTAGGAGATAGTGTTCCAAATATATCTGACTCTCGCAAGCCTAAATGCATGGTAGCTCAAAATAAGATTCATACAGGATTGGAAGcaattaaagtttaattttaacaaaagcTCCAGCAAGCAAAAGTGTGTCAAGAAAAAATAGAGATGTATACTAACTCTATAATATAGACAATTATGGTATATCTAGCCCTTGACCACTTTGCACCTAGTAAATCATTCCCTTCCCACACCATGGCTTagcacatttacacacacacacacacacacacacacacacacacacacacacacacaaagctacCATAGTTCAGAGTGGAAGACTTCATAAACCACCTCTGAATGTGTAGCTCAGTCATTCATGTCCCCAACACAACTTACACAGCCCAGCTGGCATCTGTGTCAGCTGCACTCCCCTGCTCAGAGAATGGCTCTGTAGTAGCACAGCTTGAAAGCAGCAGCTGGCTCCTCCTCCTGGCAGCACTGTGGTTGGAGCAGGCTTGGCCTCAGAACCTGCTCATCCCAACAAAGCACTCAGAGCTGTGCCTTCCATCACAGGTGTTAGCCTATAATACCCATTCATTAGCACAAAATCCCTCTAGTTAAACTAATAACTGAAAACACTTTGCTTAAGAGTAACAAAGGAAAGATATGCTTAAAGCTTGCTCAAGTTACATTAAACAAAGCATACTTTATAATCCAGTCCTtgtaaaaagaagacataagtcATGGCCATGGTCGGGTAAATGTGTCTGCAGAGACTGTCCCATGTTAGGAGTTGCAGGCAGGGTAGTTGGGACTGGAAGCACCACATATATGTTTGGGATAAGCCTGGGAAGTTGGAAGGACTTGGCCAGCTCTGGCAGGTAGAGCAGCAAGAACTGGTCAGAACTAGCCCCAACCCTTCAGCCCTAAGCCAGGCCTGCCTCTTGGTCTCATATTCCAGCGCTCTCAGGGGCCCATGCCAACCCTTGctgtagaaggaaggaaaaacaagcTGCCATTTGAACGTTCATTCATACTCCCTGGCTTCAGGCCCAGAGGAGAAAAAGGGAAGGCAGGGTCATGGTCTATCAGACCACCCTGATCTCTACTGACCCCAGCTTGCCTTTCCCCtccccactttattttttttccaagggCTTAGTTGGGAACTTTTTCTCAGTTGCTCTTCCAGAGCCACCTTCCCTTTTTACAGGATTAATAACAAGCCAAAGAACTCATGGTAGTCCAAGCAAGGAGGTTTCACATTAGGCTCTGAAGGCCCCAGGGTGGAGGCAGAGCGGCTGGTTGGCAGGTGACATAAAGTTGTCTGTGCAGGATGATGACTAAAAACTTCTCAGTTGCTGCATTACAAGTTCCTTGCAGCAGCTGTACTGCATATCACCAACCTGTATTAGAATAGAGTGGCCATCTTCAAGCAGAACCATCATACATTCTAAGAAATTGGCAATTGAGTGCCAAAATGTTAGCATGAAGCAAGTTCAGGAAGGTCCAACCACCCATCTAAGGACCACTAATCCTACCATCTCAGGGACATCCATTTCCAACCTCAGTAAAGTTGTCATTAGTTTAACCATGCATTCCATCCTAACCTATCTGTTCTGAGGGATTCCGACACACCCCCCTCCTCCTCGTGCCCCGACAATGCTTGCCTTATGGTACCCTGTACCTGGTACCACACACTCGTACAAAGGAGAGGTGAAGGAGTTTAAAATGTATGCTCCCCAGTATTAAGCTCAGGGTTGCTTCCTCCTAAGCCAGACATCCCCCTGACCCCCCAGTCCTCTTGACTACAAGGGCTCCCATTGAGATAAAGATTCTCGCACTCTCAGAGACAACCCCTATTGGTCCAGTGAAGAGAACACATGTCCCATCTCAAGTGCATAGGGCATGGCCAAGTGTGGAAAGCCTAGCCTTTGGGCAGACTCTTTCCAGGGTTATGGCCAGAACATTTTCCAGAGGCCACAAGGGGAAAGGGTACCCCTTTGGGGTCAGAGTGCATCAGCTAAAGGGGCAAAACACAGAGCCTGGTCTGGGGCAAAGTTGATGTCTACCTGTGCTTTCTTTAGCAGATCAGATATAGGAGCACACCAACCGGGCATGAGCCTCTCCAGCTCTAAGGTGATGATGACCAAGGCCAGTGTGGAGCCCTTGAACTGCAGCAGCTGGTGGCCCGCCATACAGTGCTGCAGCTGCCTGGTCAGGGATGCGACGTGGAGGGAAGGATTCCTCTGAGGCAGCAGCTCCAACACATGGGGCCAGCTCAGGACCACCAGGgcatggaactggagaccatggTTTTTAATGTTAGAACAGAAAACCCCATACTTTTCATATATCAATGACCAGAAGCGCAAACAATTTGAATTTCCATCAGGGAACATCAAATGTTGCCCAACCCTTTTCATTCCTATCCATGGCTCCATAAGGGGCTTGAGGCTTAATGCCCACTCTGTGGCCAAGCTGAGCTTCCACCccagagaccaaaaaaaaaaaaaaaaaaagagtctgctTTGTGACATCATCATTATGAGTGGAAAGTACCTAGATGACAATGTTTccattctgaaaaatagaaacatactATTCAAGACCAAGGTAGCAGAAAAGTTACTTGTATCTGCTTATCATAAGAAACTCTGCAACTTGGCAACAGTGGCCAGTTTTCATAATGAAACAGCCCTTAGTAATTTAATCTTCATGCCTCATAACAAACCAAAACCCCATGAGATTTCCACATTGCATAATTTGCCTTACTAACAGAATCATATCCTTAAGGATGACCATCATTCCCCCaactaaaacaaatacaaactaATGTATGATATTTTTTTAAGTGCCAGATCAATATGGTCTAAAGCCTCAATAAGGATTGTGTGTAGGTGAATAAAGACAGCTAAGTGAATGTGTGTAAAGTGTAGCAAAAGCAGACAGATATTTATGTACAGTATTCATAGAAtggaaagttaaatatttttgcagTGTGTATTTAAAAGAGAAACTCACCATAATAGTGCCGTCTAAAAATCTTTGTAAAGTTAATTTAATGTCCTTTAGAAGTGGGAGTCTGGTGGAACTGTGTTGGATTTAAGATACCTTTTCACTCTCCCGTACGTCGTGAGCCTTGTGGGTCACCTCACTGTGGTGCATGTGCAAGGGCGTGTGCACGCCTGTGCTTTGCCGTCCTATGTTGTAAACAGCTGTTCCAAAGGCACAAATGAGTTTAGGGTAGACTCTGTAAACGCCTCCTTACTCACTATAGTCAAGAAGTCCAGCGGCGTCCCAATATAGAGGTCCCAGTGCAGTCTGTCCAGAATAGCCAGCTCCATCCTTAGCAGCTCATTCGGGGAATAGTCAGAGCCATAGTGCTTTATGAAGTCTTTTACTTGTGGAAtaaactgtaaaaagaaaataaagaggccAAAGCCCTACATCATGTCATAGtagcttttgttttcttatccATGGGGACTGGGCATTCATGACCTTAGTGGAGTTGTCTTCCTGTGGCCTGCCACAGAAAATGCTTCTGAAAGAAATACTAAACCAGATCTTGGCTATCTGTCAAATCCTCAGGTAGTTATGTAGTGAACATTACATGGTCCCCCTCTGAAACCAGGTCTTGATCCCCCAACTGCATACTAGCTCATACCCAACGGTGCTTTGGAGGCTGGGGCTGTGCCATCTCCCCTGTTCAGCTGCAAGAACTCACCCAAAGCTTTCCAGGAGCCATGGGTTCTGGTTCTGCCTATCCCTATTCCTGATCCCTACCATGGGTACTGGGCATACAGAAAAAACTATGCTTTTGAGCTTCCTAGTCTGTACCAGACAGACACATTGATAAAACCTCCTATGGGTTTTTCAGCATCACAACTGCAAACTTCCTTCAACCTTCATTGAAGGTGGTTCAGTTCTGGAAAATCTATGGCTTTTCCCACAGAGGGACTAATGAGACTTGTCTATGAGTAAACATTCAAGTACTAAGTATATTAAAGGCTTGATCCTATGTTTTTAGATAGACAGAAGTATTACTATAACATCCAGAAAAAGGGtcacttgatttttaaaagcaacttGGGCATTAATTCTATTCTAATAAATAggagtttaaaacatttttattgaaggTTTGGAACTGGACACACAACTTCTTCCCTGCCTCATCAGACCCAGAGATCAGCTAAGGGTGACCCCTGTGGCAATGGCAGTGATTTCACCATCCCCAAAATGAGAAAAGTTGGAGGGAGGTAGGAAAGTTTGGAAAGGGTATTAGGAGATGATCTCCTCCTGAACATATGGCACAGTGAAATTCAGCCATTCAGGCATGCCTGAAGCACTCATGGGCCCTTGTACTTTACCCCCAGCACATGGCCCTCCTGTCCCTCTCAGGGGTCCCAGAGTTCCCAAAGACCAGCTTCATTGACACAGCCAAGTCCTCAAGTCTCAGGCAGCTTTCTTAGACATAATTGCTTGGGGTGGATGTTAAGTCACATGGTTTGGGAGGCCTTTTTCCTTGCTCAACAGCAGATGCCCCTGTTGAGAGAGAGGTAGCATCTGGCATCAACCAGTGAGGCCATATGTATCTGTCAAGAGTTCAGGTCTCTAGGTTTGGTGGGCCAGGACAGTTCAGCTGTTCTACTTGTTCATTTGTGGGGTCTCAAAGTCTGACAAGCCAATGGAAGGGACAGCAGAGATGCTGGCAAGTTGGTGACTTTTCCAGAACATCCACCATACGTGAAGGGCACAGACCTATCATGAAACTGGAGTCCTCCAATGTTACACCCCTATACCTGAAGTGCAGCCCAGTGTGGACTTCCAAGAATGCCTACCTCCTGTTCTTCATTAACTTTTGCAGCAAGCCTCAAGGAAGTAATTGTGGCGCAATGTAGGTATTTCTCTTTTACCTGCGGTATGGAACAAACACATTTGAGCAGAATATGAATGCCAGAAACAAACTGAAAAGcatctgtgtttgtttttttttaatatacttttttgagacggagtctcactctgttgctcagactggagtgcagtggcatgatcttggctcactgcaaactccacctcctgattttgagtgattctcctgccacagcctcctgagtagctaggactacaggcacgggccaccacgcctggctaatttttgtatttttagtagagacagggtttcaccatattggccaggctggtctcgaactcctgacttcaggtgatccacccccccccccccccaccctttgacctcccaaagtgctggaattacaggcatgagccattgccccCAGCTATTTGTTTTAATaagcttttttccatttttaaaaggctCCATTTCTCCACAAGACAGAATGTTAGTGCCATTTTTAGATCTGACCAATGAGGATGCTCCTGATTTCAGAACTGCAGATGACTGGGCAGTATTCCTTCATTTCGGGACTGACTGGAGGTGGGAAATACGGCACCTTCTCAGGGAACTAAGTCTCATCCTAGCCTCAAGCTGCCCTCGACAGGTCGAGACAAGCACATCCTACCTCATTACACAGGAAGCCCTTTCCCAGCTACTTCCTCTCACGCTCCCCGAGCCCTGACCCTGATGACCACATGACCCTGAGACAGCCAGTGTAGGATGTGGAGAGGTTCCAAAACCAGTTCTACCACTCGAAGCAAGTTAGTTTATACACCTTGGTTTGAGCCTCTGGAAGCCCTCACCTCTCAAGTAGGAATGGGGAACAAAGGTTAGTTTCTTCTTTCACCATCTGCCACCGTCCCTCAGAGGCCTCCCTACCTTCACTGATATCAGGAGGCGGCTGAAGATGGTGAGGGCCAGGTTAAAAGTGGATTGGGAGAAGTAAAAGATGTTCTGAAGCCGCAGGAGCCACAGCACGACTCCCTCGAAGGCATTGCAGATTTCATCCCGCTAGGAGGAAGAGCAGGTGGGGCGAGGAAGGTCGTTAGCGGCCACTCCTGGTCCCCCAGGAGCAGGAGCCTCCTACTTAAGGTGCCGGGGGGCAGTGAGAAGTCCCTTCCCCTGCAGGCCCGCTGGGAGTAAGCGCCCAGCTGGCGCAGCGGCTCACCCATCACCCCCACCCCGTGCGCCCGCTTTTCGTCGTAGGCCGAGTTCCTTGATTCAAACAGGCCCTCTTCCGAAGGCCCTGCTATCAAGACGCCCTCTTAGAGAGAAGCTGGTGGGTCCAGCCTCGTGCCTCTCGTGAGGGGCCACACCTGGGGAAGCGCCTGGCCTCCAGGTGCAGAACATCCGACCGCTGGTGCAGGTGGAGGCCACATCCGCCTGCCGTGTGCGCGCAAGGAGGGCCACGCTGCGGGGACGGGTACCTGGGGTTTGCCGCCCCGCCACAGGCGCGCCTCGCGGTCCTGGGCCAGCTGCAAGTGGCAGAGCAGCCGGCGCTCGTCGAGGACGCCTTCCAGGTTGCGCGGCTTGGGGGACTGTGGAGCGGGCCGCGGAGCTTGCTCTGGGGCGGCTGCGGGGACCGGGTCTGTGGTTCTCCCGGCCGGGGCCGTATTACGCCGGGGCCGCAGGCGGACTGTCGCGGACGCAGCGTGGAGGGAAGCCGCTCCGGGCTGGCTGGTCCCAGGGCACCTGCTCCGGGTGCTCGGGGGCAGAGGGGCCTCCCCCGGAGACCGCGGGAGAGGAACGCCCAGGGCTGCTTCCTCCAGATGGGCGCCTGGACGCCCGCCTGGGCTCTGGACTGCGCTGACTTCTGAGCTCGACGGTTGCGGCGGGAACCGAGCGCCCGAGGCCATGTCGTGAGCGGGATCCTAAGTCTGAGTCGCTGCTTAACCCGGCATTTTATAACCCAGCGCCCACAACACTGCAGCCTGGGGCGCCGCCGGGGGAGGCGGGGAGGCGGGCTCGGCGAGCCCCACCCACAACGCTCCCGGTGGAGCTACCCCTCGCGCACCCGGCCGCGCTTCCTGGGCACTCGCCCCGCAGGTGCGCGGCGCGCACCCAGGACACGGTAGGACTGGGCGCGCACAGGCGGGTGGCGGACCCCGACCCTTTCCTCCATCCCCGCTGCTGCCTACCGCACGCCTCTTCCCCCCTGCCGGCCGTGCTCCCTGCGCAGAGCCCCCAGCCGCGGGTGGGGAGGCTGGAGACTGCGCTCGCCTTAGGCCGGGACTCCCGGCCGCAGACCCTGGGTCTTACCTCATATTACACACCTGGGGACATAAGACCAGGCAAAGGAACAGCGAGAGCGCCCTCCTCAGACAGGCTTGAAATGGAATTCCAGACGCGCTGTGTGACCTCATGCGTGTGTCGTGACCTCTCAGAGCCT from Macaca nemestrina isolate mMacNem1 chromosome 6, mMacNem.hap1, whole genome shotgun sequence encodes:
- the LOC105467166 gene encoding cyclin-I2; the encoded protein is MASGARFPPQPSSSEVSAVQSPGGRPGAHLEEAALGVPLPRSPGEAPLPPSTRSRCPGTSQPGAASLHAASATVRLRPRRNTAPAGRTTDPVPAAAPEQAPRPAPQSPKPRNLEGVLDERRLLCHLQLAQDREARLWRGGKPQRDEICNAFEGVVLWLLRLQNIFYFSQSTFNLALTIFSRLLISVKVKEKYLHCATITSLRLAAKVNEEQEFIPQVKDFIKHYGSDYSPNELLRMELAILDRLHWDLYIGTPLDFLTIVSKEAFTESTLNSFVPLEQLFTT